The following DNA comes from Arthrobacter sp. SLBN-83.
GTAGGCGCGTTCGCGGTAGACAAAGCCCTTTTCGTCACCGGCGCGGCTCAGGGCGCCGTAAAAATCGTCCAGGGTTTCCAGGGTGGCCTGCTCCAGGAAGACGCCGTTCTTTTCGGCTTTCCGGATGGCTTTCCGGGTGCGGTAGCTGGTGCCCATGATCAATTCCTCGGCGTCCTGGATGCCCACGAGGTTCTTGATGAACATCCAGTTGACGTTGACGAAGTTCATGTCCAGCCCCTGGTGCTGGAACCCCAGCCGCTCCAGGTGGGCCACCAGCGGGCGGTTGTCCTCGATTTCCGGGTGCTCGGCGCCGTCGGCGTCCCGGGCGATGTACCGGATGTTGGGCGAGATCCGCAGCTCGGCAGCTTTGCGCCCTGCCGCATGCTTGCGGAGAAGTTCGACGACGGCACGCACCAGCTCCCGGTCCGTGTAGTCCATGAGGGGGCCCTTGGCGCATTCGCAGACGGTGTAGCCCAGGCGGGTGGTGGTGTAGTTCAGCTTTCCGGCGGCGACGAGTTCGCCATCGCGGCGGACCCCGAAGAGCTCCACCTGCTGGCCACGGGCACGCTGGAAGCGGGCAAAGTCGATGGACTGCAGGAAGCTGTTCTGCGGATGCTTCAGGGCGAAGGCCTCGAAGTCGGCGTCGCTGAGGTTGGCGTATTCAAGCCCGGTAGCGGCGGAAACTGTATTCAAGGGGTGACCTTCTTCTCGACTCTTCGCGGCCTTTGGGCACGCACTGTATGGAGGGTTGTTAGGCGGAGGATGTTTAGGCTGGCTGTGTTCGCGGCAGGGCCGGCTTGCCCGGCTTGGCTGCGCTGGATTTGCAGCCCTGCCGGCTGCAGCTCAGTAGAACTGTTGGCCGGTGCGTGCGGTTTCGATCCTGCGGAGCACCTTTTCTCCGCCGTTGACCCACAGCCGGTGCCGGAGCGGGGACAGCACGTAGTCATGGCAGCCCACAAAGTCGGTCACCGTCTTGGTGAAGCTGGTTTTGAACATCCCCATGCCGTAAAGGTTGTGGGTTTTGTCCTTGATGCGTGCAGCCGGCGGCGTCCCGCAGAAGTCGTATTCCGTGCAGCCGAGTTCCTGCATCCGTTTAATGGCAGTCCACTGCACCAGGTGCGAATCCCCGTACTGCTTGCGGTTCTGGGTGGAACCACCGTCCTTGTAGGTGGCCTTGGCACCGTAGTTGATGACGAAGGCGCCCACGCTGGGCTTCCCGTCCTCATACGTGAAGAAGAAGTTGCCCTGGCCGCGGTTGCAGAACTCGTCCCAGAACTGTGCGTAGTAGTCGTAGCTGCGCAGGGGCATGGAACCCTTGGCGTTGACGGTGTTGGCCATCAGGTCGTACAGCGCCCGGTAAGTTTCGGGTCCCTGCTCCTGCCGGACCACCTGGCAGCCCTCCTTCTCAGCGCGCCGGACTGCATTTCTGGCGCGGGAGGAGATGGCTTTAAACACTTCCTCCCCAGTGCCGGAGATGTCCAGCAGGGCGGTGGAGTCGTTGGACTGGATGTTGGGGGCTTTGACCAGCTTGGCCGCCTGCAGTTCCCGCTGCGCGTCCGCGGAGTCGACGATGTCCGGCTCCACCTTGATGGTGAAGACGTTCAGTTTGCTGCTGCGGACGAAAGCCGCGCACGCTTCGAGGGCGGGCCGCAGGTCCGCAGCGTCCGCCAGGTCAGGACCCTTGATGAGGTACCAAAGCCGTCCCAGGACAGGGAAGCGCTTTTCCAGCACCAGGTTGTAGCTGGGGTTTCCGCCGCCTTCCATCACCAGGAACCGGACTTTCCAGCCACTGCCGTTCTTGACTGATGCGTAGGCGGCCGACTGCAGCATGTTGCCGCCGTTCGGGTTGGCCGTGACGTGCTTGTCCCAGTTCTCAATTTCCTCGGCTGTGGCAAAACGTGCGGTGAATTCTCGCAAGGGGGCCGTGTCCAATCGGGTTTGTGCGCGGTTTCGGTACTTCTGGATGCGTGCGGACATGCAGCCTCAAGTCTAAAGCCTGATGCGCTCCCGGCCTTTCCCCGACCCGGTCGGAATGGCCCGTCTCACGCTGCTGGACGCCGTCTTGACGGGGCTTGGGGCGTTCAACAAGGGTGGGGGTATGAGGCCGGATGGGGAAGAGACAGCCGCTCCTGCGGGCACCGGCAGGCAGCCGTACAGCGCCGGGGTTCAGGTCGCTGCGCTTATCGGGTTCCTGGTGGCGTCCCTGGTTGTGGCGGCGTTGGGCGGGCTGGCGTCGGCGGCCAATGTCACCGGCTGGTATGCCACGGCGGACAAGGCTCCCTGGTCCCCGCCGAACGGCGTGTTCGGTCCGGTCTGGACTGTCCTCTACACGGCGATGGCTGTCGCTGCCTGGCTGGTCTGGCGGAAACGGACCAACCGGACCCGGCCGGCCATGACGGTCTATGTCCTCCAGCTGGTCCTTAACCTCGCCTGGACCCCTGCATTTTTTGCCCTGTACCCCGCCCTCGGCACGGCAGCCCTGTGGCTGGGTCTGGCGATCATCCTTGCCCTGATCGCCGCCGTCGCCTTCACGGTTTTGTATTTCGGTCCCATTAGCCGCACCGCCGGGCTGCTCCTGCTCCCCTACATCTCATGGCTGGTGTTCGCCGCGAGCCTGAACTGGTGGGCGGCAGCGCACAACTAGCCGCGGGGCGAACACCGGCTGCATCCGTCAGCCTGTTCTTCCACTCCGGCTTCTTCCACTCCGGGCTGTAGCCGGGTGTCAGCATTCGACGACGTTGACGGCGAGGCCGCCCATGGCGGTTTCTTTGTATTTGTCGCTCATGTCTTTGCCGGTTTCGCGCATGGTGATGATGACTTCGTCGAGGGAGACCCGGTGGGTGCCGTCGCCCCAGAGCGCCATTTTCGCGGCGTTGATCGCTTTGGCGGCGGCGATCGCGTTCCGTTCGATGCAGGGGACCTGGACCAGCCCGCCGATCGGGTCGCAGGTCAGGCCCAGGTTGTGTTCCATCGCGATCTCGGCCGCGTTCTCCACCTGGGCCGGGGTGCCGCCCATGACCTCGGCCAGGCCGGCGGCGGCCATCGAGGACGCGGACCCCACCTCGCCCTGGCAGCCGACCTCGGCCCCGGAGATCGAGGCCTGTTCCTTGTAGAGCACCCCGACGGCGCCGGCGGCCAGCAGGAACCGCACCACCACACCGTCCCGGTCCTGTTGCGTGGCGGTGTCCATGCCGGGGGCGAAGTGCAGCGCGTAATACAGCACCGCAGGGATGATCCCGGCCGCCCCGTTCGTGGGCGCGGTGACCACCCGGCCGCCGGAAGCGTTCTCCTCGTTCACCGCCAACGCCACCAAGTTAACCCACTCCTGCCAATACCGGGCATCGTGCGGGCCCGCGTCCCACGCCGCGTCCTGGTCCTCCTCCCGGCCGTCGGCGCATTCCTTTTTCAGCCGTTCGTACCAGTCCGGGGCCCGGCGGCGGACCTTCAACCCGCCCGGCAGCACCCCGTCCCGCTTCAACGAGGTGGCCACGCAGTTTTCCATCACGGACCAGATATGCAGCAGGCCCGCCCGGATCTCCCCCTCATCCCGGGAGGCCTTCTCATTGAGGAGCATCACGTCCGCGATGCCCAACCCGGTGTTCAGGCAGTGCTCCAGCAGCTCCGCCGCGGTCCGGAACGGCAACGGCAACTCCTCCTTGGACGCGTCCAGTTCCTGCTGCGCCGCGTCCTCCTCACCCTCACGGACGATGAACCCGCCACCGACCGAGAAGAACGTCGCCGCATGCAGGACCTCCCCGCCCGCATCCGCCACGGTGAAGGTCATCCCGTTCGTGTGCCGCGGCAGCACCGTCAACGGGCGCAGCACCATATCGCCCACCCCGTACGGCAACGCCACCCCGCCACCGGAACCCTCCACCACGGCAGCCAGGTTCAACATCCCGGTCTCCGCGATCGACGCCAGCCGCTCCTCCACCTCATCCGGCAGGATCAGCTCAGGATGAAACCCCTCCAACCCCAACAGGATCGCCGTCATCGTCCCGTGGCCATGCCCCGTCGCCGCCAGGGACCCATACAAATCCACCCGCAACGAAGCCACAGCACCCAACACCCCGGCCCCCACCAACTCCTCCGCAAAAACAGCAGCAGCCCGCATCGGCCCCACAGTATGAGACGACGACGGGCCAATACCGATCGAAAAAAGATCAAAAACGCCAACAGCCATGCTGGTTCCTAACTAAGAATCTGGTTCGGTTGGGGTGGCCGGGTTGGATGCACCTGGCCGAATTCCTCCGCGTGCTCGGTCGCGTAGACGCCCGCTAAGCGGACGTGACGCTCCCTTAGACGCACGGCTCCGGAACCCGCCCAGTCGCCAACGGACGTCACCAAAGCGACGCGGCGGCAGGAAACGATGCACCGGGCATAGATTCGGCCGCCCAAGGGAAGTTCACGCACCTTGTCCGCCTACTTCCTCAGCCCTGGCCGCTGGCCAACTCCTCGCACAACTGAAACCTCCGCAGGAGGGGCCGGCGGAGCCGGACTTTTCGAAAGCGTGCTCCCCACCGTCTCCCTAACCTCGCAAGCTCGGCCAGGGAACCCTGACGGCGTGGGCCCAACGCACGCGTGAAAATGTCCGGTCCGGTGGTCCCAAAGCCAGCCACGGACCACCGCGAGGCGCCCTACTTGACCCGCTTGTAGAACGGGAGGTCGACGACTTCGAACGGTTCTGCCTTGCCGCGGAGATCAATTTCCAGGGCCGTGCCGGGTGCCGAGTATTCGACGTCGACGTAGGCCATGGCGATCGGGTAGCCGAGGGTGGGCGAGGGCTGGCCGGAGGTGACTTCGCCGACGGTGGCGCCGTCCTTGAGGACGGGATAGTGCGCGCGGCCGGCGCGGCGGCCCTGGCCTTTGAGCCCCACGAGGCGGCGGCCGGAGGTGCTGCCGGCGCCGGCCTCCTTCTTGGCTGCCAGGGCGGCTTTGCCCACGAAGTCGCCTTCCTTGGAGAGTGCGACGACGGGACCAAGGCCAGCGGCGAACGGGTCGCCCTGCAGCGACAGTTCGTTGCCGTACAGGGGCATCCCCGCCTCGAGGCGGAGGGAGTCGCGGGAGGCGAGGCCGGCCGGAACCAGTTCCCCGTCGTCGGCGATGGCGATCAGTGCCTGCCACAGCGCGGCGGCATCGTGGTTGTCCACGAAGATCTCGAACCCGTCCTCACCGGTGTATCCGGTACGGGCCAGCAGGAGTTCCTTGCCTGTGCCGCCCACCAGGAAGGGAACCTCGACGGCGGCGTAGTACTTCAGTTCGCTCACCAGGGAATGCTGGGCGGCCGGAACCAGGCGCAGCAGGAGTTCCTGGGCCTTGGGCCCCTGCACCGCTACCAGGGAGGTGCGGGCCGAGGCATCATCCACCACCACATCGAATCCTGCGGCACGCTCCTGCAGTGCTGCAGCCACCACGGCGGCATTGCCGGCATTGGGCACCACCAGGAAGACGTCGGTGCCATCCTGCGCGGCGGGACGCCGGTAGGTGATGAGGTCGTCGATGATCCCGCCGTCTTC
Coding sequences within:
- a CDS encoding L-serine ammonia-lyase, whose amino-acid sequence is MAVGVFDLFSIGIGPSSSHTVGPMRAAAVFAEELVGAGVLGAVASLRVDLYGSLAATGHGHGTMTAILLGLEGFHPELILPDEVEERLASIAETGMLNLAAVVEGSGGGVALPYGVGDMVLRPLTVLPRHTNGMTFTVADAGGEVLHAATFFSVGGGFIVREGEEDAAQQELDASKEELPLPFRTAAELLEHCLNTGLGIADVMLLNEKASRDEGEIRAGLLHIWSVMENCVATSLKRDGVLPGGLKVRRRAPDWYERLKKECADGREEDQDAAWDAGPHDARYWQEWVNLVALAVNEENASGGRVVTAPTNGAAGIIPAVLYYALHFAPGMDTATQQDRDGVVVRFLLAAGAVGVLYKEQASISGAEVGCQGEVGSASSMAAAGLAEVMGGTPAQVENAAEIAMEHNLGLTCDPIGGLVQVPCIERNAIAAAKAINAAKMALWGDGTHRVSLDEVIITMRETGKDMSDKYKETAMGGLAVNVVEC
- a CDS encoding lipid II:glycine glycyltransferase FemX, whose translation is MSARIQKYRNRAQTRLDTAPLREFTARFATAEEIENWDKHVTANPNGGNMLQSAAYASVKNGSGWKVRFLVMEGGGNPSYNLVLEKRFPVLGRLWYLIKGPDLADAADLRPALEACAAFVRSSKLNVFTIKVEPDIVDSADAQRELQAAKLVKAPNIQSNDSTALLDISGTGEEVFKAISSRARNAVRRAEKEGCQVVRQEQGPETYRALYDLMANTVNAKGSMPLRSYDYYAQFWDEFCNRGQGNFFFTYEDGKPSVGAFVINYGAKATYKDGGSTQNRKQYGDSHLVQWTAIKRMQELGCTEYDFCGTPPAARIKDKTHNLYGMGMFKTSFTKTVTDFVGCHDYVLSPLRHRLWVNGGEKVLRRIETARTGQQFY
- the gcvT gene encoding glycine cleavage system aminomethyltransferase GcvT, yielding MTEKYTALYDEHKKLGASFTDFGGWQMPLKYSSELAEHHAVRKAAGLFDLSHMGEVWVTGPDAAAFLDYALVGKISAMAVGKAKYSLICNEDGGIIDDLITYRRPAAQDGTDVFLVVPNAGNAAVVAAALQERAAGFDVVVDDASARTSLVAVQGPKAQELLLRLVPAAQHSLVSELKYYAAVEVPFLVGGTGKELLLARTGYTGEDGFEIFVDNHDAAALWQALIAIADDGELVPAGLASRDSLRLEAGMPLYGNELSLQGDPFAAGLGPVVALSKEGDFVGKAALAAKKEAGAGSTSGRRLVGLKGQGRRAGRAHYPVLKDGATVGEVTSGQPSPTLGYPIAMAYVDVEYSAPGTALEIDLRGKAEPFEVVDLPFYKRVK
- a CDS encoding peptidoglycan bridge formation glycyltransferase FemA/FemB family protein, giving the protein MNTVSAATGLEYANLSDADFEAFALKHPQNSFLQSIDFARFQRARGQQVELFGVRRDGELVAAGKLNYTTTRLGYTVCECAKGPLMDYTDRELVRAVVELLRKHAAGRKAAELRISPNIRYIARDADGAEHPEIEDNRPLVAHLERLGFQHQGLDMNFVNVNWMFIKNLVGIQDAEELIMGTSYRTRKAIRKAEKNGVFLEQATLETLDDFYGALSRAGDEKGFVYRERAYYEHLLRTTSPEFTKLMMAKIDIPAYRKSITERLAEESATAADLRREVEETGSKKKANRLKVVQDLVDSYERSLKDIERFPDSVGTATVAAIHFVCYGDEVVCVIGGTVQDYIYFNGATSLYWGMMLHALEKGYPRYNFYGTFGISGQDEEGHGGYEFKKGFGGEVVQLVGDFVLPVRPAVFHANRLARSAVAAARTVLGKLPLKRAA
- a CDS encoding TspO/MBR family protein — translated: MRPDGEETAAPAGTGRQPYSAGVQVAALIGFLVASLVVAALGGLASAANVTGWYATADKAPWSPPNGVFGPVWTVLYTAMAVAAWLVWRKRTNRTRPAMTVYVLQLVLNLAWTPAFFALYPALGTAALWLGLAIILALIAAVAFTVLYFGPISRTAGLLLLPYISWLVFAASLNWWAAAHN